Proteins co-encoded in one Longimicrobium sp. genomic window:
- a CDS encoding sensor histidine kinase, with the protein MPEPSPAPRVARRFPRARWLFLFWTAVGLFFGARPFINRSLFGVPKDPSLLSFVGNLADAYYWGLFCFPIFWLGLRFRFTRRGWPLALAVHVSAALAIGVFSVVFNRALGNALWPGDPGSFFMYFRTAFYYDMQWYLVIVGAAYAFDYYRRYRDREVHGVRMDERLAEARLEALKMQIQPHFLFNTLHTISELVHEDPHAAERMIARLGDLLRLTVDNAQTHEVPLAQEMEFLEAYLEIQRTRFHDRLEVMVNVDPDTRDALVPNLVLQPLVENAIRHGTASLGGQGRILVKTVREDGRLRMEVHDNGRGPQPETRPRQRQGVGVRNTRARLEQMYGARGRLELTHCPIGGTIAAVEIPFRRAETDPAAALPVEVAA; encoded by the coding sequence ATGCCCGAACCCTCCCCCGCGCCCCGCGTGGCCCGCCGCTTTCCGCGCGCGCGCTGGCTCTTCCTGTTCTGGACCGCCGTGGGCCTGTTCTTCGGCGCGCGGCCGTTCATCAACCGGTCGCTGTTCGGCGTCCCGAAGGACCCCAGCCTGCTCTCGTTCGTCGGCAACCTGGCCGACGCGTACTACTGGGGCCTCTTCTGCTTTCCCATCTTCTGGCTGGGCCTGCGGTTCCGCTTCACGCGCCGCGGCTGGCCGCTGGCGCTGGCGGTGCACGTGAGCGCCGCGCTGGCCATCGGCGTGTTCTCGGTGGTGTTCAACCGCGCGCTGGGCAACGCGCTGTGGCCCGGCGACCCCGGCTCGTTCTTCATGTACTTCCGCACCGCGTTCTACTACGACATGCAGTGGTACCTGGTGATCGTGGGCGCGGCCTACGCCTTCGACTACTACCGGCGCTACCGCGACCGCGAGGTGCACGGCGTGCGCATGGACGAGCGCCTGGCCGAGGCGCGGCTGGAAGCGCTGAAGATGCAGATCCAGCCGCACTTCCTGTTCAACACCCTGCACACCATCTCCGAGCTGGTGCACGAGGACCCCCACGCCGCCGAGCGGATGATCGCGCGGCTGGGCGACCTGCTGCGCCTGACGGTGGACAACGCGCAGACGCACGAGGTGCCGCTGGCGCAGGAGATGGAGTTCCTGGAGGCGTACCTGGAGATCCAGCGGACCCGCTTCCACGACCGGCTGGAGGTGATGGTGAACGTGGACCCCGACACCCGCGACGCCCTGGTTCCCAACCTGGTGCTGCAGCCGCTGGTGGAGAACGCCATCCGCCACGGCACCGCCTCGCTGGGCGGGCAGGGGCGCATCCTGGTGAAGACCGTGCGCGAGGACGGCCGGCTGCGCATGGAGGTGCACGACAACGGGCGCGGGCCCCAGCCCGAGACCCGGCCGCGCCAGCGCCAGGGCGTGGGCGTGCGCAACACCCGCGCGCGGCTGGAGCAGATGTACGGCGCGCGCGGCCGGCTGGAGCTCACGCACTGCCCCATCGGCGGCACCATCGCCGCCGTCGAGATCCCCTTCCGCCGCGCGGAGACCGACCCCGCCGCGGCGCTTCCCGTGGAGGTTGCCGCATGA
- a CDS encoding GMC family oxidoreductase has protein sequence MVVPSTADEFDAVVVGSGFGGCMAALELVDAGWRVLMLERGGWVERGPHNWTGEGAFVRTPYYAADTAFDLRHASQVSSQNLCTCVGGPSVFYGGASFRFRERDFDAAPEIVGGTGAAWPVDYAALEPFYTRAERLLGVAGEAGVDPTEPPRSAPYPQPPSRLSGASRRMAEAMRSLGLHPFRIPLAINHAAAEGAVCQACTTCDTFACAVSAKNDLAVRVLPHLLAGGMEIRPGTVATRVLVDGERATGVECVDKASGEKMVFRAGTVVLAAGALATPHLLLASGLEKMNPAGDAVGRYLMRHCNAMTFGVFPRRPNPENEHHKQMAVHDFYFGSPEPGAPAGPLGNMQQIMGPQPSLIGHVLPKWMKWAVRLAEVPASRLTGILSIAEDQPRAENRVRLDPERTDAYGVPRMVVEHDYTARDLAARRFMIRKAKQILRRAGALFCVNWDVSTFSHAVGTVRMGEDESTSPLDSECRFRGVEGLYVTDGSVFPTSAGVNPSLTIAANALRVGRLIARGAGVAAAAAGGNG, from the coding sequence ATGGTGGTTCCCAGCACGGCGGACGAGTTCGACGCCGTCGTCGTCGGCAGCGGCTTCGGCGGGTGCATGGCCGCGCTCGAGCTGGTCGACGCCGGGTGGCGCGTGCTGATGCTGGAGCGCGGCGGCTGGGTGGAGCGCGGCCCGCACAACTGGACCGGCGAGGGCGCCTTCGTCCGCACGCCGTACTACGCCGCCGACACCGCGTTCGACCTCCGCCACGCGTCGCAGGTCTCCTCGCAGAACCTCTGCACCTGCGTGGGCGGGCCGTCCGTGTTCTACGGGGGCGCCAGCTTCCGCTTCCGCGAGCGCGACTTCGACGCCGCGCCGGAGATCGTGGGCGGCACCGGCGCCGCGTGGCCGGTGGACTACGCGGCGCTGGAGCCCTTCTACACCCGCGCCGAGCGGCTGCTGGGCGTGGCGGGCGAGGCAGGCGTGGACCCGACGGAGCCGCCGCGCAGCGCGCCGTATCCCCAACCGCCGTCGCGGCTCAGCGGTGCGTCACGGCGGATGGCCGAGGCCATGCGGTCGCTGGGGCTGCACCCCTTCCGCATCCCCCTGGCGATCAACCACGCGGCCGCCGAGGGTGCGGTGTGCCAGGCGTGCACCACCTGCGACACCTTCGCCTGCGCCGTCTCGGCCAAGAACGACCTGGCCGTGCGCGTCCTCCCGCACCTGCTGGCGGGGGGGATGGAGATCCGCCCCGGCACCGTCGCCACCCGCGTGCTGGTGGACGGTGAGCGTGCCACGGGCGTGGAGTGCGTGGACAAGGCGAGCGGGGAGAAGATGGTGTTCCGCGCGGGGACGGTCGTCCTCGCGGCGGGGGCGCTGGCCACGCCGCACCTGCTGCTCGCGTCGGGGCTGGAGAAGATGAATCCCGCGGGCGACGCCGTCGGGCGCTACCTGATGCGGCACTGCAACGCGATGACCTTCGGCGTCTTCCCGCGCCGCCCGAACCCGGAGAACGAGCACCACAAGCAGATGGCGGTGCACGACTTCTACTTCGGGTCGCCCGAGCCGGGCGCGCCCGCCGGGCCGCTGGGGAACATGCAGCAGATCATGGGTCCGCAGCCGTCGCTCATCGGCCACGTCCTCCCGAAGTGGATGAAGTGGGCGGTGCGGCTGGCCGAGGTCCCCGCCAGCCGGCTGACGGGAATCCTCTCCATCGCCGAGGACCAGCCGCGCGCAGAGAACCGCGTCCGCCTGGACCCCGAGCGGACCGACGCGTACGGGGTGCCGCGGATGGTGGTGGAGCACGACTACACCGCGCGCGACCTGGCCGCGCGCCGCTTCATGATCCGCAAGGCGAAGCAGATCCTCCGCCGCGCGGGCGCCCTCTTCTGCGTGAACTGGGACGTGAGCACCTTCTCGCACGCCGTCGGCACCGTCCGCATGGGCGAAGACGAATCCACCTCGCCGCTCGATTCCGAGTGCCGCTTCCGCGGGGTCGAGGGGCTGTACGTGACCGACGGGAGCGTCTTCCCCACCTCCGCCGGGGTGAACCCCAGCCTCACCATCGCCGCGAACGCGCTGCGCGTGGGGCGGCTGATCGCGCGCGGCGCCGGGGTGGCGGCCGCGGCGGCGGGAGGGAACGGCTGA
- a CDS encoding GAF domain-containing protein gives MDEPQALTAPPESDRGRDAVPGLPDLPAEHADALLDLLLRTAGAGVALFDRELRFVRVNARMAEINLLPVSAHFGRRLAEVVPGGTAGLEAVIRGVLESGAPVTDVELSGEYPAGRPRTFTAGYFPLHVGGRVAGVLAVVQETTERRRAEDALRDQGEMLSLLVDNIAQTFYVDDAAGNTLYVSPAYAGMFGRSAESLYADPRSFLASVHPDDRARIEAAIPRARTGTLDLHYRIVRPDGTVRRVRDRLFPVFGGDGRVVRSAGIVEDVTLEHEVLETERLLAEAGQVLSASLDLDATLRRTVDLLVPRFGDFCVVMLKGEDGVFRAAAWRHADTGMEARLDEMMATFHPLPGDGTHIGAALATGEPAWVHVTPEHVASVAAVDPGLRLAATVRPASSVIAPLAARGETVGVMLVSMATQTGRRHTEAEYRALREVAHRAALALENARLYQAEQHARHAAEEAAGRVARLQALTAALSGAMTAADVGRVVLERGLEVFGAYAGGVAVVTEDGAALELIATAGYPEGMTRPFARVPLDSGVPMARAARTRGPVLVDEASTGYPAMERTAARLALPLAVDQRVVGTLALSFEIGQAPGDAELAFFATVAQQCAQALDRVRLHEAGQRARAASEAAERRASFLAETSRLLAATLDAEETLEAVARAAVPGLADWCAVDLVGDPDSAAWPPVVRRVVVAHQDPAKVEWARRLAERNPPHWSADAGLPRVLRTGEPAFHPAITDNMLVAAARDPEHLALLREVGFSSLIIVPLVARGRTLGAITLCHTESGRRYDEADLAMAGSLARRAGAALDNARLYGAEQAARAAAETAAERTRRLQSITAALAQASTPAGAARAVLEQGIAALGATAGGLSMLTPAGDALELVAIEGFTMDTADRNGWLRFPLNAPLAACEAVRRREVVFLRSLDEWRLHYPIAAELMQRSGLHAYAVAPLEVEGRALGALGFNFRDAREFTAEDEAFVTAIARQAAQALERARLFAAEHDARAAAERSAAAARRLQGVTAALSEAATPREVAEVIVVNGAEALGAAGGSLALLEPGTAGFRMLASTGYPESVAHAYEHFPVQPGRPVSDAVLTGTPVLLETVDEVAARFPGVAEALRATGFEAYAAIPIYRGDIPLAGLSFSFRGPHRFSGEERAFLRTLAGQAGQALERSRLYEAERAARAAAEAAAARALRLQRLAADLSEAATPADVARVVVDHGAAELGADTAKFATLSADGTELETLAMRGFGPAAAARWARFPVVPGRPLSDAVLTRRPVLISTPDEVRGRYPEAVGLAERERYEAYAAVPVSGGDRVLGGLSFGFRRARELGADQRTFLLTLAELASQAFERARAYEAERHARADAEGANRAKTEFLAVMSHELRTPLNAIAGYAELMAMGIRGPVTPEQAEDLGRIQRSQRHLLGLINDVLNFARIEAGRVELHLADVGVDAALAEVESLVAPQLRERGLVYRYLGADPRLRVRADAEKLRQVLLNVLSNAVKFTSQGGSVTLEAHAAADAVHVRVTDTGMGIPPDRLESIFEPFVQLGRNLTSRHEGTGLGLAISRDLARAMGGDLAAASTVGSGSTFTLTLPRSADGEA, from the coding sequence ATGGACGAGCCGCAGGCTCTCACCGCCCCGCCCGAGTCCGACCGCGGCCGCGACGCCGTTCCCGGCCTTCCCGACCTTCCCGCGGAGCACGCCGACGCGCTGCTGGACCTGCTCCTGCGCACCGCCGGGGCCGGCGTGGCGCTGTTCGACCGCGAGCTGCGCTTCGTGCGGGTGAACGCGCGGATGGCGGAGATCAACCTTCTCCCCGTCTCCGCGCACTTCGGCCGCCGGCTGGCCGAGGTCGTGCCGGGCGGCACGGCCGGGCTGGAGGCGGTGATCCGCGGCGTGCTGGAGAGCGGCGCGCCGGTGACCGACGTGGAGCTGAGCGGCGAATACCCGGCCGGGCGGCCCCGCACCTTCACCGCCGGCTACTTTCCGCTGCACGTGGGCGGCCGGGTCGCCGGCGTGCTCGCCGTCGTCCAGGAGACCACCGAGCGCCGCCGCGCCGAGGACGCGCTCCGCGACCAGGGCGAGATGCTGTCGCTGCTCGTCGACAACATCGCCCAGACCTTCTACGTGGACGATGCGGCGGGGAACACGCTGTACGTCTCGCCCGCCTACGCCGGGATGTTCGGGCGCAGCGCCGAGAGCCTGTACGCCGACCCGCGCTCCTTCCTGGCCAGCGTGCACCCCGACGACCGCGCGCGCATCGAGGCCGCGATCCCGCGCGCCCGCACGGGAACGCTGGACCTGCACTACCGCATCGTCCGCCCCGACGGCACCGTGCGCCGCGTCCGCGACCGCCTCTTCCCGGTGTTCGGCGGCGACGGGCGCGTGGTGCGCAGCGCCGGGATCGTGGAGGACGTCACGCTGGAGCACGAGGTGCTGGAGACGGAGCGCCTGCTGGCCGAGGCCGGGCAGGTGCTCTCCGCCTCGCTGGACCTGGACGCCACGCTGCGGCGGACCGTGGATCTCCTCGTCCCCCGCTTCGGCGACTTCTGCGTGGTGATGCTGAAGGGCGAGGACGGCGTTTTCCGCGCCGCGGCCTGGCGCCACGCCGACACCGGGATGGAAGCGCGGCTGGACGAGATGATGGCGACCTTCCATCCGCTCCCCGGCGACGGCACGCACATCGGCGCCGCGCTGGCCACCGGCGAGCCCGCGTGGGTGCACGTGACGCCCGAGCACGTCGCCAGCGTGGCCGCCGTGGACCCCGGCCTGCGGCTGGCCGCCACGGTGCGTCCCGCGTCGTCCGTCATCGCCCCCCTGGCCGCGCGCGGCGAGACGGTGGGGGTGATGCTGGTGTCCATGGCGACGCAAACCGGCCGCCGCCACACCGAGGCCGAGTACCGCGCGCTGCGCGAGGTGGCCCACCGCGCCGCGCTGGCGCTGGAGAACGCGCGCCTCTACCAGGCCGAGCAGCACGCCCGCCACGCCGCCGAGGAGGCCGCCGGCCGCGTGGCCCGGCTGCAGGCGCTCACCGCCGCCCTCTCCGGCGCGATGACGGCGGCCGACGTGGGACGCGTGGTGCTGGAGCGCGGGCTGGAGGTGTTCGGCGCCTACGCCGGCGGCGTGGCGGTGGTGACGGAAGACGGCGCGGCGCTGGAGCTCATCGCCACGGCGGGGTACCCCGAGGGGATGACGCGGCCCTTCGCGCGCGTCCCGCTGGACTCCGGCGTTCCCATGGCCCGGGCGGCGCGCACCCGCGGGCCGGTACTGGTGGACGAGGCGTCGACGGGCTATCCGGCGATGGAGCGCACCGCGGCCCGGCTGGCGCTCCCGCTGGCCGTGGACCAGCGCGTGGTGGGCACGCTGGCGCTCAGCTTCGAAATCGGCCAGGCGCCCGGCGACGCCGAGCTGGCCTTCTTCGCCACGGTGGCGCAGCAGTGCGCGCAGGCGCTGGACCGCGTGCGGCTGCACGAGGCCGGGCAGCGCGCCCGCGCCGCCTCCGAGGCCGCCGAGCGCCGCGCCTCCTTCCTGGCCGAGACCAGCCGCCTCCTGGCCGCCACGCTGGACGCCGAGGAAACGCTGGAGGCGGTCGCCCGCGCCGCCGTGCCCGGGCTGGCCGACTGGTGCGCGGTGGACCTGGTGGGCGACCCCGACTCGGCCGCGTGGCCCCCGGTGGTCCGCCGCGTGGTCGTCGCGCACCAGGACCCCGCGAAGGTGGAGTGGGCGCGGCGGCTCGCCGAGCGCAATCCCCCCCACTGGAGCGCGGACGCCGGCCTCCCGCGCGTTCTCCGCACCGGCGAGCCCGCGTTCCATCCCGCCATCACCGACAACATGCTGGTGGCCGCCGCGCGGGACCCGGAGCACCTGGCGCTGCTGCGCGAGGTCGGCTTCTCCTCGCTCATCATCGTCCCCCTGGTCGCCCGCGGGCGGACGCTGGGCGCCATCACTCTCTGCCACACCGAGAGCGGGCGCCGCTACGACGAGGCGGACCTGGCGATGGCCGGGTCGCTGGCCCGCCGCGCCGGCGCGGCGCTGGACAACGCGCGGCTGTACGGCGCCGAGCAGGCCGCCCGCGCCGCCGCCGAGACCGCCGCCGAGCGCACCCGGCGCCTCCAGTCCATCACCGCCGCGCTGGCGCAGGCCTCCACCCCCGCCGGGGCCGCGCGCGCCGTGCTGGAGCAGGGGATCGCCGCGCTCGGCGCCACGGCCGGCGGGCTGTCGATGCTCACCCCGGCGGGCGACGCGCTGGAGCTGGTGGCGATCGAGGGGTTCACCATGGACACGGCCGACCGCAACGGCTGGCTGCGCTTTCCCCTGAACGCCCCGCTGGCCGCCTGCGAGGCCGTGCGCCGCCGCGAAGTGGTCTTCCTCCGCTCGCTGGACGAGTGGCGCCTGCACTACCCCATCGCCGCGGAGCTGATGCAGCGCTCCGGGCTGCACGCCTACGCCGTGGCGCCGCTGGAGGTGGAGGGGCGCGCGCTGGGCGCCCTTGGCTTCAACTTCCGCGACGCGCGCGAGTTCACGGCCGAGGACGAGGCGTTCGTGACCGCGATCGCGCGGCAGGCGGCGCAGGCGCTGGAGCGCGCCCGACTCTTCGCGGCCGAGCACGACGCGCGCGCCGCCGCCGAGCGCAGCGCCGCGGCCGCGCGCCGGCTGCAGGGCGTGACGGCCGCGCTCAGCGAGGCCGCCACCCCGCGCGAGGTGGCCGAGGTCATCGTGGTGAACGGCGCCGAGGCGCTGGGCGCCGCCGGGGGATCGCTCGCATTGCTGGAGCCGGGAACGGCCGGATTCCGCATGCTGGCCAGCACCGGCTACCCCGAGTCCGTAGCCCACGCGTACGAGCACTTTCCCGTGCAGCCGGGGCGCCCCGTCTCCGACGCCGTGCTCACCGGCACCCCGGTGCTGCTGGAGACGGTGGACGAGGTCGCCGCGCGCTTCCCCGGCGTGGCCGAGGCCCTGCGCGCCACGGGGTTCGAGGCCTACGCCGCCATCCCCATCTACCGCGGCGACATCCCGCTGGCGGGCCTGAGCTTCAGCTTCCGCGGCCCGCACCGCTTCAGCGGCGAGGAGCGCGCCTTCCTGCGCACCCTGGCGGGGCAGGCGGGGCAGGCGCTGGAGCGCTCGCGGTTGTACGAGGCCGAGCGCGCCGCCCGCGCCGCCGCCGAGGCCGCCGCCGCCCGCGCGCTCCGCCTGCAGCGCCTGGCCGCCGACCTTTCCGAGGCCGCCACCCCGGCCGACGTGGCGCGCGTGGTGGTCGACCACGGCGCCGCCGAGCTGGGCGCCGACACCGCCAAGTTCGCCACCCTCAGCGCCGACGGAACGGAGCTGGAGACGCTGGCCATGCGCGGCTTCGGCCCCGCCGCCGCCGCCCGCTGGGCGCGCTTCCCCGTGGTTCCCGGCCGCCCGCTCTCCGACGCCGTCCTCACGCGGCGCCCCGTCCTCATCTCCACCCCGGACGAGGTGCGCGGGCGCTATCCCGAGGCGGTGGGGCTGGCGGAGCGCGAGCGGTACGAGGCCTACGCCGCCGTCCCCGTCTCGGGGGGCGACCGCGTGCTGGGCGGGCTCTCCTTCGGCTTCCGGCGCGCGCGGGAGCTGGGGGCCGACCAGCGCACCTTCCTGCTCACCCTGGCCGAGCTGGCCTCGCAGGCGTTCGAGCGGGCGCGGGCGTACGAGGCCGAGCGCCACGCCCGCGCCGACGCCGAGGGTGCCAACCGCGCCAAGACCGAGTTCCTGGCGGTGATGAGCCACGAGCTGCGCACCCCGCTGAACGCCATCGCCGGGTACGCCGAGCTGATGGCGATGGGGATCCGCGGGCCGGTGACGCCGGAGCAGGCCGAGGACCTGGGCCGCATCCAGCGCAGCCAGCGCCACCTGCTGGGGCTGATCAACGACGTGCTGAACTTCGCGCGCATCGAGGCCGGCCGCGTGGAGCTGCACCTGGCCGACGTGGGCGTCGACGCGGCGCTGGCCGAGGTGGAATCCCTCGTCGCCCCGCAGCTGCGCGAGCGCGGCCTGGTCTACCGGTACCTGGGCGCCGACCCGCGGCTCCGCGTCCGCGCCGACGCCGAGAAGCTGCGCCAGGTGCTGCTGAACGTCCTGTCCAACGCGGTGAAGTTCACCTCGCAGGGCGGCTCGGTGACGCTCGAGGCGCACGCCGCGGCCGACGCCGTGCACGTGCGCGTCACCGACACGGGGATGGGAATCCCGCCGGACCGGCTGGAGAGCATCTTCGAGCCGTTCGTGCAGCTCGGGCGCAACCTGACCAGCCGCCACGAGGGGACGGGGCTGGGCCTCGCCATCTCCCGCGACCTGGCCCGGGCGATGGGCGGCGACCTGGCGGCGGCCAGCACCGTCGGCAGCGGCTCCACCTTCACGCTCACCCTCCCCCGCTCCGCCGACGGCGAGGCGTAG
- a CDS encoding Gfo/Idh/MocA family oxidoreductase, with translation MAEAKGLGIAFLGCGYAATIHARRLKSFPGVRMYFASRDRAKAGAFARKWGGAGAFGSYEEAIGDPGVDAALVLTPPHLHLELTLAALEAGKHAVVEKPPFLRAADFDTVRAAKERAGRRVMIAENYFYKPLAEALREAIASGALGEVRIVTVNALKQQKVADWRGDVAVSGGGALYEGGIHWVNFFANLGMEVAGVQAFRPGGDDGTPDRSMVVGFTYANGAVGTLYYSWEMPVLMKGLHLSAVYGTEGVATFESNGIFLMLRGRRRSLGPKLADVAGYAGMWRDFVPALMENREPRFDFDKARRDLVLTEAAYASLRRDLSVPHLNP, from the coding sequence ATGGCGGAAGCGAAGGGGCTGGGGATCGCCTTCCTGGGGTGCGGCTACGCGGCCACCATCCACGCCAGGCGCCTGAAGTCGTTCCCCGGCGTGCGAATGTACTTCGCCAGCCGCGACCGTGCGAAGGCCGGGGCGTTCGCGCGGAAGTGGGGCGGCGCGGGCGCGTTCGGGTCGTACGAGGAGGCGATCGGCGATCCCGGGGTCGACGCCGCGCTGGTGCTGACGCCGCCGCATCTCCACCTGGAGCTGACGCTGGCCGCGCTGGAGGCGGGAAAGCACGCGGTGGTCGAGAAGCCGCCCTTCCTGCGCGCGGCCGACTTCGACACCGTCCGCGCCGCGAAGGAGCGCGCCGGGCGGCGGGTGATGATCGCCGAGAACTACTTCTACAAGCCGCTGGCCGAGGCGCTGCGCGAGGCCATCGCCTCCGGCGCGCTGGGCGAGGTGCGCATCGTCACCGTGAACGCGCTGAAGCAGCAGAAGGTGGCGGACTGGCGCGGCGACGTGGCGGTGAGCGGCGGCGGCGCGCTGTACGAGGGCGGCATCCACTGGGTGAACTTCTTCGCCAACCTGGGGATGGAGGTCGCCGGCGTGCAGGCCTTCCGCCCCGGCGGCGACGACGGCACGCCGGACCGCTCGATGGTGGTGGGCTTCACCTACGCCAATGGCGCCGTGGGAACGCTCTACTACAGCTGGGAGATGCCGGTGCTGATGAAGGGGCTGCACCTTTCCGCCGTCTACGGCACCGAGGGCGTGGCCACCTTCGAGAGCAACGGCATCTTCCTCATGCTCCGCGGCCGCCGGCGGTCGCTGGGCCCCAAGCTGGCCGACGTGGCCGGCTACGCGGGGATGTGGCGCGACTTCGTCCCCGCGCTGATGGAGAACCGCGAGCCGCGGTTCGATTTCGACAAGGCCCGGCGCGACCTGGTGCTGACCGAGGCCGCCTACGCTTCACTCCGGCGGGACCTTTCCGTCCCCCACCTCAACCCATAG